The window GTCTTCCGGTGCGATCTGAGCTGGATAAAAGAGGCATGGATTTAGATACAATTTTATGCCCAATTTGTGGAGATGAAACCAAATCAGTGGACCATTTGCTGTTTAAGTGTAAAAAAGTAAtcgaattctggaaattctttttaaAGTGGTGGAACATACCTGATTCCAGACTCAATTCCCTCGATCCTTTAAATACCGATTCAATCTTTGGTTCGTTCTCGAAACATGGGGAAAAAATATGGGAAGCGGTTAAGTGGGTTTGTTGTTACTCATTATGGAAGGCAAGGAATAACAAAGTGTTTAAAAATAAAGAATGGAACATCTCGAGCATCTTATCCGAAGTGCAATCGTTAAGTTTCGGGTGGATTTCGAAGCGCCTCAAAAAGGCTCCTTTGGAATGGCATCAGTGGAACATCAACCCAGGTTTCTATGTGGATACGTCAAATATCAGAACGGGTATAGGCTAATTCGAGGCGACTATACATAGCATAGTTAGGATACAATTTTGTTTCATTTTGCCTACTTTGCAGTTTTGTGGCTTTTTAGTTCTTCTCGTAAACTTTTGTCCTTGCCCATTTTGTTATTTTCAGGCTTCTCAGTTTGTACAGTCGTTTGGTTGTTATAAATAtatgcttgcttttcaaaaaaaaaaaaaaaaaaagattaacttCTTGATTCTttcaaaatttgaattcgataaTTTCAAAACTATAATCACATAGAGTGGTTATTAATGGATAAATTTAATTGATAATTTTCTTTTTTTACCCGCAAAATTTAATTGATAATTATCTTGATAGAATCGTCTATGGCATCATCACTTATATTGAACACGTCAGCACCAATTATCGTATTACAACGGATATATTATCACCATCGGAAGAttgtgatggaattcaacataataacaagtttcttaatgttaataaaatcatgaaaacaattcattttaagttataacaagcggaagcatgattactaagaaaacaagtttatatgcataaccattttaattgaattccatatagttatcaagttatgaaataatgcttacatataacaaagaaggaagatatatacctcctcaagctagttgagggttatttTCAAGttgcaagaagatgatgaagatgatgaacaatagagcttctaacttgaagcctcaagcaagtaatacccacaagcaataaccccaacacctttgtaattagttaggatttgttttacacttgataTTGGCTTGCAAAACCAAATTTTGGAACCCCTTTGAACACAAAAAAGGCCACGGCAGTCAGCTCCTTTGGAACAGTattctgtgcagttttttttgcttcTTTTTGATGTGTATTCAATCCACAAAAGAGTCAAGTCTTGGTGCACCTTGTTAAGCATGCACTAGAGAATATATGTATCAACAGTAACAAGAATCAACAAGCATgggacttgtcttggagtcccaaaaactgcccatccatccattattttataacaagaatattttataaaacttgttacaagttttataaaacttgtataaaataaaatgtatttgttaattgcaataattttataaaccattttataaaatataacataacataat of the Rutidosis leptorrhynchoides isolate AG116_Rl617_1_P2 chromosome 5, CSIRO_AGI_Rlap_v1, whole genome shotgun sequence genome contains:
- the LOC139849475 gene encoding uncharacterized protein codes for the protein MDTYSRLYALERALSDVAELVNLLSLVRFQPITQDRWRWCLGSDGVFKSKLLSSMIDEKKLLPGNQFAETSRNKSIPQKVEIFVWRAKLNRLPVRSELDKRGMDLDTILCPICGDETKSVDHLLFKCKKVIEFWKFFLKWWNIPDSRLNSLDPLNTDSIFGSFSKHGEKIWEAVKWVCCYSLWKARNNKVFKNKEWNISSILSEVQSLSFGWISKRLKKAPLEWHQWNINPGFYVDTSNIRTGIG